A window of the Haloarcula litorea genome harbors these coding sequences:
- a CDS encoding HAD-IIA family hydrolase: protein MTLRGAILDLDGTVYHGDSPLPGASRAVDRLRDRGLSICFFSNNPLHGGAEYVERLQTLGIDARAGEACSSATVTRRYVDENHADDAVFVVGDDSVRERIDRTEATVTEEPREADVLLASWTDEFHYRDMLAALRALDEDTAFLGTDPDVTFPDGDGNPVPGSGAVVRAIAGVTERDPDAVLGKPSEWAVEAALERVDCPAEDCLVVGDRLDTDVAMGERAGMTTVLVRSGVGDRRAIEGSDVTPDHVVDSLADVPDLLPAE from the coding sequence ATGACACTGCGGGGCGCGATCCTCGACCTCGACGGCACCGTCTACCACGGCGACTCCCCGCTGCCCGGCGCGAGCCGGGCGGTCGACCGGCTGCGGGACCGCGGCCTCTCGATCTGTTTCTTCTCGAACAACCCCCTGCACGGCGGCGCGGAGTACGTCGAGCGCCTGCAGACGTTGGGGATCGACGCCCGTGCGGGGGAGGCGTGTTCGTCGGCGACCGTCACTCGGCGCTACGTCGACGAGAACCACGCGGACGACGCGGTGTTCGTCGTCGGGGACGACTCGGTCCGGGAGCGGATCGACCGGACGGAGGCGACCGTGACGGAAGAGCCGCGGGAGGCCGACGTGTTGCTCGCCTCCTGGACCGACGAGTTCCACTACCGGGACATGCTGGCGGCGCTGCGGGCGCTCGACGAGGACACCGCCTTCCTCGGCACGGACCCGGACGTGACCTTCCCCGACGGCGACGGGAACCCGGTCCCGGGGTCCGGGGCGGTCGTCAGGGCCATCGCCGGCGTCACGGAGCGGGACCCCGACGCCGTGCTGGGCAAGCCCTCCGAGTGGGCCGTCGAAGCGGCCCTCGAACGGGTCGACTGCCCCGCCGAGGACTGCCTCGTCGTCGGCGACCGCCTCGACACGGACGTCGCGATGGGCGAGCGGGCGGGGATGACGACGGTGCTGGTCCGGTCCGGCGTCGGTGACCGGCGGGCGATCGAGGGGAGCGACGTGACGCCGGACCACGTCGTCGACTCGCTGGCGGACGTGCCCGACCTGCTCCCCGCCGAGTGA
- a CDS encoding ABC transporter ATP-binding protein, with translation MAAIETTDLRRDFGDVTALDGLSLSIEEGAVFGLLGPNGSGKTTTIELLTGQREPTGGSASVVGRDPAAEPLAVRSAIGILPEREDPPSFLTPREYLTFVSEVRDVADHEARIDEWADRLGFAGVLDALATGLSEGERQRVMLAAAFLHDPDLVFIDEPLVNLDPIMQEEVKSQLASYCERGNTLFLSTHYVDVAAELCTHVGIVEDGRLVAECDPREMTEADLLDYFVAEVGGDAAGVRA, from the coding sequence ATGGCAGCCATCGAGACGACGGACCTCCGCCGCGACTTCGGCGACGTGACCGCGCTGGACGGCCTCTCCCTGTCGATCGAGGAGGGGGCCGTCTTCGGCCTGCTGGGGCCGAACGGCTCGGGAAAGACGACGACCATCGAGCTGCTGACCGGGCAGCGCGAGCCCACCGGCGGCTCGGCCAGCGTCGTCGGGCGCGACCCCGCAGCGGAACCGCTCGCCGTCCGGTCGGCCATCGGCATCCTCCCGGAGCGCGAGGACCCGCCGAGCTTCCTCACGCCGCGGGAGTACCTCACCTTCGTCTCGGAGGTTCGCGACGTGGCCGACCACGAGGCCCGCATCGACGAGTGGGCCGACCGGCTCGGGTTCGCCGGCGTCCTCGACGCGCTCGCGACCGGGCTCTCGGAGGGCGAACGACAGCGCGTGATGCTGGCCGCCGCGTTCCTCCACGACCCCGACCTCGTGTTCATCGACGAGCCGCTGGTCAACCTCGACCCTATCATGCAGGAGGAGGTCAAGTCCCAGCTCGCGAGCTACTGCGAGCGCGGGAACACGCTGTTCCTCTCGACCCACTACGTCGACGTGGCCGCCGAGCTCTGCACCCACGTCGGCATCGTCGAGGACGGCCGCCTCGTCGCCGAGTGTGACCCCCGCGAGATGACCGAGGCCGACCTGCTGGACTACTTCGTCGCCGAGGTCGGCGGCGACGCGGCGGGGGTCCGGGCGTGA
- a CDS encoding DUF998 domain-containing protein yields METDRASAWAGVASVGLTDLAILAATVASPTFRWTGDALSDLGQPGDAAATPVTTLLFDGGLVVGAVVGLAFALTLSRGAGHPVERVAALPFVVALIGLAGVGVFPYSQALHAPAAVTFYLASMVAMAAYAVGNALAGARVRGAVTLALVGVHVAVWYWWATGGAFTRGGLAVPEFAGALLFGGWVVWTARWHLAGERAGAAAPTAPSSTARTKG; encoded by the coding sequence ATGGAGACTGACAGGGCGAGCGCGTGGGCGGGGGTGGCGTCGGTCGGCCTGACGGACCTGGCGATCCTCGCGGCGACGGTGGCGTCGCCGACGTTCCGGTGGACCGGGGACGCGCTGTCGGACCTGGGCCAGCCGGGCGACGCCGCGGCGACGCCGGTGACGACGCTGCTGTTCGACGGCGGACTGGTCGTCGGTGCCGTCGTCGGGCTGGCGTTCGCGCTGACACTGTCCCGGGGGGCCGGCCACCCGGTCGAACGCGTCGCCGCCCTGCCGTTCGTGGTCGCGCTGATCGGCCTGGCGGGCGTCGGCGTGTTCCCGTACAGCCAGGCGCTGCACGCGCCGGCCGCGGTGACGTTCTACCTGGCGTCGATGGTGGCGATGGCCGCCTACGCCGTCGGGAACGCCCTGGCCGGGGCTCGGGTGCGCGGGGCCGTCACGCTCGCGCTCGTCGGCGTCCACGTCGCCGTCTGGTACTGGTGGGCGACCGGCGGCGCGTTCACCCGCGGCGGGCTCGCAGTGCCGGAGTTCGCCGGCGCGCTGTTGTTCGGCGGCTGGGTCGTCTGGACGGCCCGCTGGCACCTCGCCGGCGAACGGGCCGGCGCGGCCGCGCCCACGGCCCCGTCGTCCACGGCACGGACAAAGGGCTAA
- a CDS encoding DUF2071 domain-containing protein, whose protein sequence is MRTLRPLDVTVEDACFCHWPVDADALAAAVPDWLTVERFDGTAWVTALAHTVASADTFGVSLTRPAEWVNVRTPVRGPDGQRGVRFLAVYTADEVASALGGPGLGLPIREGEVTRADEGSGRRRRTLTADGRRVFDVRYTPGDGDPGSAPPDSLARFLVERERYFASDALGTRLVGSVSGDDWPLAPVAADAGAAPLDALSLPPAEGDPVVHYSPGKTLSLAPPVPVWLD, encoded by the coding sequence ATGCGCACGCTCCGTCCGCTCGACGTGACCGTCGAGGACGCCTGTTTCTGCCACTGGCCGGTCGACGCGGACGCCCTCGCCGCGGCGGTTCCCGACTGGCTCACAGTCGAGCGGTTCGACGGGACCGCGTGGGTGACGGCCCTCGCCCACACCGTCGCGAGCGCCGACACCTTCGGCGTCTCGCTGACCCGGCCGGCCGAGTGGGTCAACGTCCGGACGCCGGTCCGTGGTCCCGACGGCCAGCGCGGCGTCCGCTTCCTCGCCGTCTACACCGCCGACGAGGTGGCGTCGGCGCTCGGCGGCCCCGGGCTGGGGCTCCCGATCCGGGAGGGCGAGGTCACGCGGGCGGACGAGGGGAGTGGCCGGCGACGACGCACCCTCACCGCCGACGGCCGGCGGGTGTTCGACGTCCGGTACACGCCGGGCGACGGCGACCCGGGATCGGCTCCGCCGGACTCGCTGGCCCGATTCCTCGTCGAGCGCGAGCGGTACTTCGCCAGCGACGCGCTGGGGACGCGGCTGGTCGGGAGCGTCAGCGGCGACGACTGGCCGCTGGCACCCGTCGCGGCCGACGCGGGGGCCGCACCGCTCGACGCGCTGTCGCTGCCGCCGGCCGAGGGCGACCCGGTCGTCCACTACAGCCCGGGGAAGACGCTCTCGCTCGCGCCGCCGGTCCCGGTGTGGCTGGACTGA
- a CDS encoding YqjF family protein yields MDLLTMAWRDVGFLHWPVEPEVVAATLPDGLSVDTHEGRAWLGVVPFEMADVRPRGSPLGRSFGELNLRTYVTDGTTPGVYFYNLDADDRLGVSVARRLFELPYYRASMTVRRRGDDVRFRSQRTDGRAPPADFDATYGPAADSEPSTPEPGSREAFLVSRYRFYVADRDGRVYYADIDHEPWPLQAGRVEVRRNELFEANGFDDPVGDPVVHYSPAIDVTAGRLHRA; encoded by the coding sequence ATGGACCTGCTCACGATGGCGTGGCGGGACGTGGGGTTCCTGCACTGGCCGGTCGAGCCCGAGGTCGTGGCGGCGACGCTCCCCGACGGGCTCTCGGTCGACACCCACGAGGGGCGGGCCTGGCTCGGCGTCGTGCCCTTCGAGATGGCGGACGTCCGACCGCGCGGGAGTCCCCTCGGCCGGTCGTTCGGCGAGCTGAACCTCCGGACCTACGTCACCGACGGGACGACGCCCGGCGTCTACTTCTACAACCTCGACGCCGACGACAGGCTCGGCGTCTCCGTCGCCCGCCGGCTGTTCGAGCTGCCGTACTACCGCGCGTCGATGACCGTCCGCCGGCGCGGCGACGACGTCCGGTTCCGGAGCCAGCGGACCGACGGTCGCGCGCCGCCGGCGGACTTCGACGCGACGTACGGCCCCGCCGCCGACAGCGAGCCGAGCACGCCGGAGCCGGGCTCGCGCGAGGCGTTCCTCGTGTCGCGGTACCGCTTCTACGTCGCCGACCGCGACGGCCGCGTGTACTACGCCGACATCGACCACGAGCCCTGGCCGCTCCAGGCCGGCCGCGTCGAGGTCCGCCGGAACGAGCTGTTCGAGGCCAACGGCTTCGACGACCCCGTCGGCGACCCGGTCGTCCACTACAGTCCCGCCATCGACGTGACCGCCGGCCGCCTCCACCGGGCTTGA
- a CDS encoding macro domain-containing protein → MEFEVVQGDIAAQSADALVNAANTSLRMGSGVAGALKRAAGSGLPDEAVAKGPVDLGGVATTDAYDLDAEYVIHAAAMPPGGESTAESIRDATRNALAEADALDCESVVLPAIGCGIAGFDFEEGVRLICEVIRDFEPSSLTDVRLIAYDDDSYETIRRVADEVRS, encoded by the coding sequence ATGGAGTTCGAGGTGGTCCAGGGCGACATCGCCGCACAGTCGGCCGACGCGCTCGTCAACGCCGCGAACACGAGCCTCCGGATGGGGTCCGGCGTCGCCGGTGCGCTCAAGCGCGCCGCGGGGTCGGGCCTGCCCGACGAGGCCGTCGCGAAGGGACCCGTCGATCTGGGCGGCGTCGCGACGACGGACGCCTACGACCTCGACGCAGAGTACGTGATCCACGCCGCCGCGATGCCGCCCGGCGGCGAGTCGACGGCGGAGTCCATCCGCGACGCCACCCGGAACGCGCTCGCCGAGGCCGACGCGCTGGACTGCGAGTCCGTCGTCCTCCCGGCGATCGGGTGTGGCATCGCGGGCTTCGACTTCGAGGAGGGCGTGCGGCTCATCTGCGAGGTGATCCGCGACTTCGAGCCGTCGTCGCTGACCGACGTGCGCCTGATCGCCTACGACGACGACAGCTACGAGACGATCCGCCGGGTCGCCGACGAGGTGCGGTCGTGA
- a CDS encoding DUF7522 family protein, which yields MYDVPFDTGIDTQFADSIVTAARTSIGDTLRSVVYFTPSEMDLLYVRSDLYETRETALEVKARLVEFERVGFAEAPVRTALAVPAADESIGPYEFTVRVHGEGFVVRVLGPDAGVLLTTDGIDVDDFEEAAVAITAVLED from the coding sequence ATGTACGATGTCCCATTCGACACCGGTATCGACACGCAGTTCGCCGATAGCATCGTGACTGCGGCCCGGACCAGCATCGGCGACACGCTCCGGAGCGTGGTGTACTTCACGCCCTCCGAGATGGACCTGTTGTACGTTCGCTCGGACCTCTACGAGACCCGTGAGACTGCCCTGGAGGTCAAGGCCCGACTCGTCGAGTTCGAGCGCGTCGGCTTCGCTGAGGCCCCGGTCCGGACAGCGCTGGCGGTCCCCGCCGCCGACGAGAGCATCGGTCCCTACGAGTTCACCGTGCGGGTCCACGGGGAGGGGTTCGTGGTCCGCGTCCTCGGCCCGGACGCGGGCGTGTTGCTCACGACCGACGGTATCGACGTTGACGACTTCGAGGAGGCCGCCGTCGCCATCACGGCGGTACTCGAAGACTGA